The following proteins come from a genomic window of Larimichthys crocea isolate SSNF chromosome III, L_crocea_2.0, whole genome shotgun sequence:
- the piwil2 gene encoding piwi-like protein 2, translating into MDRNTPPDLSGMTGVPWMGRGRALQPQEPAVGRSRGLPLSTEWPGVGRARSFLTPGDTLQECGVTPPITQQVVGRGRGVLLQPDDGGVGQARGLLFAAAEQKVGVARGTILPSLELQHGQTPPCETMMQDLTAEEVDIPTHGQTSVLVSMFRGIGIEPSMTSWGRGTLPVGRGAAGDFVDVKPQGTPVGVHSSTESFSQPEEVMGRGSGFHGQGSSSQRMLGLGRAAMPQLGIGRGRPLYSPFVPGHVKSFPPASEQQAALHTQTSLTGTVPTTHEVLDLSTDAPLKTELKMQVAREPPNKAGLKGTPVTIGSNHIPIRCKNEAVYQYHVKFTPNVESMAMRFGMMKDHRSTTGEVVAFDGSILYLPVKLNDVVVLKSLRRTDNEEIEIKIQMTKILPPSSDLCIPFYNVVLRRVMKIIGLKPVGKNHYNPENAVILGKYRLQVWPGYSTCIKQTDGGLYLCVDVSHKVLRNDSVLNVMNMLYQQTKENFQDQCTKALIGSIVITRYNNRTYRIDAIEWKKSPKDTFTLMDGTKTTFVEYYSKNYGITIKEMDQPLLMHRPKERSKPGGKQIITGEILLVPELSFITGIPETMRSDFRAMKDLTKHINVNCEQHTHSIKQLLKNISTNPESMKEISRWGLEIDSEILLIQGRILPVETICLQSSSFATGADVSWSREVVRDTSISCIPLSMWAIFYPHRCAEQAEELVSTFKKVAGPIGVRLERPIRVELRDDRTETYIKSIHSQLTSEPNMQLVVCIVFGNRDDLYSSIKKLCCVKSPIPSQVINVRTISQQQKLRSIAQKVLLQMNSKLGGELWTVTVPLKHLMVIGVDVHHDTSKGHQSVMGFVASVNSSLTRWYSRVTFQLPNEELINGFRVCFLAALQKYYKVNHNLPEKIVVYRDGVSDGQLSMVEQYEIPQLIKCFEKFPKYEPKLVFIVVQKHINTTLYSCNANNFGTPPPGTVLDHTLTHKDWVDFFLMAHHINQGCGLPTHYICLYNTANLTPDHLQRLTFKMCHLYWNWPGTIRVPAPCKYAHKVAYLAGQYLHSEPAIQLSDKLFFL; encoded by the exons ATGGATCGAAACACGCCTCCTGACCTCAGTGGTATGACGGGCGTTCCATGGATGGGACGCGGAAGAGCACTGCAGCCTCAGGAGCCAGCTGTAGGACGTAGTAGAGGGCTGCCGCTCTCTACAGAATGGCCTGGTGTAGGACGAGCCAGAAGTTTTCTCACTCCTGGTGATACCCTGCAAGAATGTGGAGTGACTCCGCCTATTACCCAACAAGTGGTTGGTCGAGGCAGAGGGGTGCTATTGCAGCCTGATGATGGAGGAGTTGGTCAAGCCAGAGGGCTTCTCTTCGCAGCAGCTGAACAAAAGGTAGGAGTGGCAAGAGGTACAATCCTGCCTAGTCTGGAGCTGCAGCATGGACAGACACCTCCATGTGAAACCATGATGCAAGACCTAACAGCAGAAGAG GTCGACATCCCTACCCATGGTCAAACATCAGTACTGGTCTCAATGTTTAGAGGAATAGGCATTGAACCCTCAATGACCTCATGGGGAAGAGGAACACTACCAGTGG gaagaggagcagctggagaTTTTGTAGATGTGAAGCCACAAGGTACTCCAGTAGGTgtccacagcagcacagaaagcTTCAGCCAACCAGAAGAGGTGATGGGCAGAGGAAGCGG TTTCCATGGCCAAGGTTCGTCCTCACAGAGAATGTTGGGGCTTGGAAGAGCAGCGATGCCTCAACTTGGAATAGGAAGAGGACGCCCTCTATATTCTCCTTTTGTGCCAGGTCATGTCAAGTCTTTTCCTCCAGCCTCTGAGCAACAAGCAGCCCTACACACTCAGACTTCCCTCACAG GAACCGTGCCCACCACTCACGAGGTGCTGGACCTTTCCACTGATGCACCATTAAAGACGGAGCTGAAGATGCAGGTGGCCAG AGAGCCACCTAATAAGGCGGGATTAAAAGGAACTCCTGTAACTATTGGCTCAAACCATATCCCGATTCGTTGCAAGAATGAAGCTGTTTACCAGTACCATGTTAAATTCAC TCCAAATGTTGAATCAATGGCTATGCGTTTTGGCATGATGAAGGATCACCGCTCGACCACAGGGGAAGTGGTAGCTTTTGATGGCTCCATACTTTACCTGCCTGTTAAGCTTAATGAC GTGGTTGTTCTCAAGAGTTTGAGACGGACCGATAATGAGGAAATAGAAATCAAAATCCAGATGACGAAGATTTTGCCACCCAGCTCAGATCTATGCATCCCCTTCTACAATGTGGTGCTCAGGAG GGTGATGAAAATTATTGGGCTGAAGCCGGTGGGTAAAAATCATTACAATCCGGAAAACGCAGTCATTCTTGGAAAATATCG gCTGCAAGTGTGGCCAGGCTACTCAACCTGCATcaagcagacagatggaggcctgtacctgtgtgtggatgtgtctCACAAAGTCCTGAGGAATGACTCTGTGCTGAATGTCAT GAACATGTTGTACCAACAGACCAAAGAGAACTTCCAGGACCAATGCACCAAAGCACTCATCGGCAGCATTGTCATCACCCGCTACAACAACCGCACCTACCGCATTGATGCCATTGAGTGGAAGAAGTCACCCAAAGACACCTTCACTTTGATGGATGGCACAAAAACCACCTTTGTAGAATACTACAG CAAGAACTATGGGATAACAATCAAAGAGATGGACCAGCCTCTGCTCATGCATCGGCCAAAGGAGAGGTCCAAGCCAGGAGGGAAG CAAATCATCACGGGAGAGATCCTTTTAGTACCAGAGCTTTCCTTCATAACAGGAATCCCTGAGACAATGAGGAGCGACTTCAGAGCTATGAAG gATCTGACCAAGCACATTAATGTGAATTgtgagcagcacacacactcaataaagCAGCTTCTGAAGAACATCAGCACCAACCCTGAAAGTATGAAGGAGATCAGCCGATGGGGACTGGAGATTGACTCGGAAATCCTGCTG ATTCAAGGTAGAATTCTGCCCGTTGAAACAATCTGTCTGCAGTCTTCATCTTTTGCCACCGGTGCTGATGTATCCTGGTCCAGAGAGGTTGTCAGGGATACTTcaatcagctgt ATTCCACTGAGTATGTGGGCCATCTTCTACCCTCACCGCTGTGCAGAGCAGGCTGAAGAGCTGGTTTCCACCTTTAAAAAGGTGGCTGGGCCTATTGGGGTGCGACTGGAGCGACCTATTCGCGTAGAGCTGAGGGATGATCGCACCGAGACTTACATCAAGAGCATCCACTCTCAGCTCACCAGTGAG CCCAACATGCAGCTCGTAGTGTGCATAGTGTTCGGCAACAGAGACGATCTCTACAGCAGCATCAAGAAGCTTTGCTGTGTCAAAAGCCCCATCCCATCCCAG GTCATCAATGTGCGGACAATTTCCCAGCAACAGAAGCTAAGGAGTATTGCCCAAAAGGTACTCCTGCAGATGAACAGCAAGTTGGGGGGAGAGCTGTGGACCGTCACTGTCCCTCTG AAACACTTGATGGTAATTGGAGTCGATGTCCACCATGACACCAGCAAGGGACATCAATCAGTCATGGGCTTTGTCGCAAGTGTGAACAG CTCACTGACCCGCTGGTACTCCAGAGTGACTTTCCAGCTACCCAATGAAGAGCTGATCAATGGTTTCAGAGTTTGCTTTCTGGCCGCACTACAGAAGTACTACAAG GTGAACCACAACTTGCCAGAGAAAATTGTGGTTTACCGTGACGGTGTGTCAGATGGTCAGCTGAGCATGGTGGAGCAGTACGAGATCCCACAGTTGATCAAATGCTTTGAGAAATTCCCAAAGTATGAGCCCAAGCTGGTCTTCATTGTGGTCCAAAAGCACATCAACACCACCCTCTACTCCTGTAATGCAAACAACTTTGGCACGCCTCCACCTGGAACTGTTCTAGatcacaccctcacacacaaagactg GGTGGACTTCTTTCTGATGGCACATCACATCAATCAAGGCTGTGGGCTCCCTACACACTACATCTGTTTGTACAACACGGCAAACCTCACACCAGACCATTTGCAAAG GCTCACTTTCAAGATGTGCCATTTGTACTGGAACTGGCCGGGCACCATTCGTGTTCCAGCACCATGCAAGTATGCCCACAAAGTGGCTTACCTGGCCGGCCAGTATCTGCACTCTGAACCAGCCATCCAGCTGTCAGACaagctcttcttcctctga
- the LOC104934771 gene encoding E3 ubiquitin-protein ligase RNF183, whose product MNPYGDTHVNSDPCNDVNAPGSPQSPHSYSTPDPQDNSHNPYLSTTVSSAPVIQTGHSFPSPDLPLPASDPTLTLNPYSTPITLPTSQVSVTIPSPDLHPSPLQSRCLEETCPDLECAICFSQFNNVFRCPKMLQCKHTFCLECLARMNVKSSQPNAIQCPLCRGFTPLPTLGLPRLATDSDVLSYLPAAMQRVYSIRFLRDKGKLQVKRSSEGRHRWGERSLTSMNRSLDVGLPNPPVTGHNMGGALFQLTGRPVCRAFLLTSVVMMMVLLTGIIIFLLTINKQQQ is encoded by the exons ATGAATCCCTATGGAGACACACATGTGAACTCTGACCCATGCAATGATGTCAATGCTCCTGGATCTCCACAAAGTCCACATTCATACTCAACTCCTGACCCCCAAGATAATTCCCATAATCCATATCTGTCAACCACTGTATCATCTGCTCCAGTCATACAGACAGGTCATAGCTTCCCATCACCTGATCTGCCGCTTCCAGCCTCTGATCCAACTCTCACACTGAACCCTTACTCCACCCCCATCACACTCCCTACCTCCCAGGTGTCAGTCACCATCCCATCCCCAGACCTCCACCCATCTCCCCTTCAGTCTCGGTGCTTAGAGGAGACCTGCCCTGACCTGGAGTGCGCCATCTGCTTCAGCCAGTTCAATAATGTCTTCCGCTGTCCCAAGATGCTTCAATGCAAGCACACGTTCTGCCTGGAGTGCCTGGCACGTATGAACGTCAAGTCATCTCAGCCAAACGCCATCCAGTGCCCACTGTGCCGCGGCTTCACACCCCTGCCCACCCTTGGGCTGCCCAGACTGGCCACAGATTCAGACGTGCTGTCTTACCTTCCAGCCGCCATGCAGAGAGTCTACAGCATTCGTTTCCTCCGCGACAAAGGGAAGCTGCAGGTTAAAAG GTCATCTGAAGGTCGTCATCGATGGGGTGAGAGGTCACTGACATCTATGAACCGCTCTTTGGATGTGGGGCTTCCCAACCCGCCTGTCACAGGTCACAACATGGGCGGAGCTCTGTTCCAACTGACGGGCAGGCCGGTGTGCCGAGCCTTCCTCCTGACATCTGTGGTTATGATGATGGTGCTGCTGACGGgcatcatcatcttcctcctcaccatcaacaaacagcaacagtga